The Hydrogenimonas thermophila genome segment GTTGATTATTGAGATCAGAGGTCAAAAGGTATTACTAGATAGTGATGTAGCAAAGGTTTATGAGGTAGAAACCAGAGATGTAAATAAAGCAGTTAAAAATAATCCAGACAAGTTTCCAAATGAAAGT includes the following:
- a CDS encoding ORF6N domain-containing protein; translated protein: MIIEIRGQKVLLDSDVAKVYEVETRDVNKAVKNNPDKFPNES